In a genomic window of Periophthalmus magnuspinnatus isolate fPerMag1 chromosome 3, fPerMag1.2.pri, whole genome shotgun sequence:
- the LOC117392635 gene encoding class I histocompatibility antigen, F10 alpha chain-like, which translates to MKTFVALILLGILIKSSTSMIHTLRFLQTSSSQVPNFPEFVSVGVLNGLEILHCDSEIRRTEPKQEWMKRVTEDDPNFWDWTTRLCVDSVQIDKESIEKVKRRFNQTEGVHMLQCMFGCDWDDETDDITVYLQYAFDGEDFFYLNLSTESWVVVKPEALITKEKWEKSGAIQLAKQYIHKLCTVGLKNYVRYGEKTLKRTELPLVALLQKSSSAPVTCHATGFYPDTARLFWTKDGDEVLEDVDPGEILPNGDGTFQTSVSLDLSSVPSKDWDRHHCVFQLFGDENKYVTRLDQSKIRTNGERGR; encoded by the exons ATGAAGACTTTTGTCGCACTAATTCTGTTGGGAATCCTAATAAAATCCAGCACATCGA TGATTCACACTCTGAGATTCCTTCAAACATCTTCTTCTCAAGTCCCAAACTTCCCAGAGTTTGTTTCTGTTGGAGTGTTGAATGGTCTGGAGATACTGCACTGTGACAGTGAGATCAGGAGGACGGAGCCCAAACAGGAGTGGAtgaagagagtgacagaggacGACCCAAACTTCTGGGACTGGACCACTCGGCTCTGTGTGGATTCTGTGCAGATAGACAAGGAAAGCATAGAGAAAGTAAAACGACGCTTCAACCAGACTGAAG GTGTTCACATGTTGCAGTGTATGTTCGGCTGTGACTGGGACGATGagactgatgacatcacagtgtacCTTCAGTACGCCTTTGATGGAGAGGACTTTTTTTATCTGAACCTGAGCACAGAGTCCTGGGTCGTTGTTAAACCTGAAGCCTTAATCACTAAAGAGAAGTGGGAGAAAAGTGGAGCAATTCAACTTGCCAAACAGTACATCCACAAACTCTGCACTGTGGGGTTGAAGAACTATGTGCGATATGGAGAGAAGACTctgaagaggacag AGCTCCCCCTGGTGGCCCTGCTGCAGAAGTCCTCCTCAGCCCCCGTCACGTGCCACGCCACAGGCTTCTACCCCGACACAGCCAGGCTGTTCTGGACCAAGGACGGAGACGAGGTGCTGGAGGACGTGGACCCTGGAGAGATCCTGCCCAACGGAGACGGGACTTTCCAGACCAGTGTGTCCCTggacctgtcctctgtcccctctaaGGACTGGGACAGGCACCACTGTGTGTTCCAGCTGTTTGGGGACgaaaataaatatgtgaccagactggaccagagcAAAATCAGGACCAACGGTGAGAGGGGGCGCTGA
- the LOC117392644 gene encoding H-2 class I histocompatibility antigen, Q9 alpha chain-like, which translates to MKTFVALILLGILIKSSTSMIHTLRLLQTSSSQVPNFPEFVSVGVLNGLEILHCDSEIRRMEPKQEWMKRVTEDDPNFWYWTTRLCVDSVQTGKENIEKVKRRFNQTEGVHMWQWMFGCDWDDETDDITAYVQFAFDGEDFIYLNVSAESWVAVKPEALITKEKWVKSGAIQLAKQYIHKLCTVGLKNYVRYGEAILKRTELPLVALLQKSSSAPVTCHATGFYPDTARLFWTKDGDEVLEDVDPGEILPNGDGTFQTSVSLDLSSVPSKDWGRHHCVFQLFGDENKHVTRLDQSKIRTNGKNPPTSIITPVVVVGLIIIIIAAAVALFVIRRKRARNNQRDAQMRQNLNPVTQATNSLALSL; encoded by the exons ATGAAGACTTTTGTCGCACTAATTCTGTTGGGAATCCTAATAAAATCCAGCACATCGA TGATTCACACTCTACGATTACTTCAAACATCTTCTTCTCAAGTCCCAAACTTCCCAGAGTTTGTTTCTGTTGGAGTGTTGAATGGTCTGGAGATACTGCACTGTGACAGTGAGATCAGGAGGATGGAGCCCAAACAGGAGTGGAtgaagagagtgacagaggacGACCCAAACTTCTGGTACTGGACCACTCGGCTCTGTGTGGATTCTGTGCAGACAGGCAAggaaaacatagagaaagtaaAACGACGCTTCAACCAGACTGAAG GTGTTCACATGTGGCAGTGGATGTTCGGCTGTGACTGGGACGATGagactgatgacatcacagcatatGTTCAGTTTGCCTTTGATGGAGAGGACTTTATTTATCTGAACGTGAGCGCAGAGTCCTGGGTCGCTGTTAAACCTGAAGCCTTAATCACTAAAGAGAAGTGGGTGAAAAGTGGAGCAATTCAACTTGCCAAACAGTACATCCACAAACTCTGCACTGTGGGGTTGAAGAACTATGTGCGATATGGAGAGGCAATTctgaagaggacag AGCTCCCCCTGGTGGCCCTGCTGCAGAAGTCCTCCTCAGCCCCCGTCACGTGCCACGCCACAGGCTTCTACCCCGACACAGCCAGGCTGTTCTGGACCAAGGACGGAGACGAGGTGCTGGAGGACGTGGACCCTGGAGAGATCCTGCCCAACGGAGACGGGACTTTCCAGACCAGTGTGTCCCTggacctgtcctctgtcccctctaaGGACTGGGGCAGGCACCACTGTGTGTTCCAGCTGTTTGGGGACGaaaataaacatgtgaccagactggaccagagcAAAATCAGGACCAACG gcaaAAATCCCCCAACCTCCATCATCACTCCTGTAGTCGTTGTGGgactcatcatcatcatcatcgctgctgctgtggctctgtttgtgatcagaCGAAAAAGAG CCCGAAACAATCAACGAGATGCTCAGATGAGACAAAATCTGAATCCTGTTACTCAGGCGACAAACT CTTTGGCCCTGAGTTTGTAG